In one window of Cellulophaga sp. HaHa_2_95 DNA:
- a CDS encoding ribonucleoside-diphosphate reductase subunit alpha: protein MYVLKRDGRKEPMMFDKITARVRKLCYGLNELVDPIKVSMRVIEGLYDGVTTSELDNLAAEIAATMTTTHPDFAKLAARISVSNLHKNTKKSFADTMKDLYEYVNPRNGKKSPLLSDEVFKVISENAAFLDSTIIYNRDFGYDYFGFKTLERSYLLKINGQIAERPQHMLMRVSVGIHLDDLDAVVETYELMSKKYFTHATPTLFNSGTPKPQMSSCFLLAMKDDSIDGIYDTLKQTAKISQSAGGIGLSIHNVRATGSYIAGTNGTSNGIVPMLQVFNDTARYVDQGGGKRKGSFAIYVEPWHADIYEFLDLKKNHGKEEMRARDLFYAMWIPDLFMRRVEANEEWTLMCPNECPDLFKHHSDVFEAMYLKYEAENKGRKTVKARELWEKILESQIETGTPYMLYKDAANRKSNQKNLGTIRSSNLCTEIMEYTSPDEVAVCNLASIALPMFIKNGEFDHKELFKVTKRVTRNLNKVIDRNYYPVKEAENSNVRHRPIGLGVQGLADAFIMLRLPFTSDEAKALNQEIFETLYFAAVTASMEMAKEEEPYSSYEGSPISQGEFQYNLWGIKDEELSGRWDWDKLRKEVKKNGVRNSLLVAPMPTASTSQILGNNECFEPYTSNIYTRRVLSGEFIVVNKHLLEDLVNLGLWNENLKQELMRANGSIQHIDIIPQDIKELYKTVWELSMKDIIDMSRQRGYFIDQSQSLNLFMEGANFSKLTSMHFYAWKSGLKTGMYYLRTKSAVDAIKFTLDNTKKKEVPVSIAAEAETVAATPVLKPEVKVAATPAVQQEVDIQPMTPQEMKEMIARAKEGQADDDCLMCGS, encoded by the coding sequence ATGTATGTACTAAAGAGAGACGGTAGAAAAGAACCAATGATGTTCGATAAGATTACGGCAAGAGTTCGTAAGCTTTGTTACGGACTAAATGAGCTAGTAGATCCTATAAAAGTTTCTATGAGAGTGATTGAGGGATTGTATGATGGAGTAACAACTTCAGAGCTAGATAATTTAGCAGCTGAAATTGCGGCTACCATGACTACTACGCATCCTGACTTCGCTAAATTAGCAGCAAGAATATCTGTGTCTAACTTACATAAAAACACGAAGAAATCTTTCGCAGATACCATGAAAGATCTTTATGAATATGTAAACCCTAGAAATGGTAAAAAATCACCTTTATTATCTGATGAGGTGTTCAAAGTAATTTCTGAAAATGCAGCATTTTTAGATTCAACTATAATTTATAACCGAGATTTTGGCTACGACTATTTTGGTTTTAAAACTTTAGAACGTTCTTACTTGTTAAAAATTAATGGGCAAATAGCAGAGCGTCCTCAACATATGTTAATGCGTGTATCTGTGGGGATACATTTAGATGATTTAGATGCTGTCGTTGAAACGTACGAATTAATGTCTAAAAAGTATTTTACACATGCTACGCCAACCCTGTTTAATTCAGGAACACCAAAGCCTCAAATGTCTTCTTGTTTCCTTTTAGCAATGAAAGATGATAGTATTGATGGTATTTATGACACCTTAAAGCAAACGGCAAAGATTTCTCAATCAGCGGGTGGTATAGGATTGTCTATTCATAATGTACGTGCTACAGGTTCTTATATTGCGGGAACTAACGGAACTTCGAACGGGATTGTTCCTATGTTGCAGGTGTTTAATGATACCGCACGTTACGTAGATCAAGGTGGAGGGAAACGTAAAGGTAGTTTTGCAATCTATGTAGAGCCATGGCATGCAGATATCTATGAGTTTTTAGATCTTAAAAAGAATCATGGTAAGGAAGAAATGCGTGCTCGAGATTTATTCTACGCAATGTGGATTCCAGATTTATTCATGAGAAGAGTAGAGGCTAATGAAGAGTGGACCCTAATGTGTCCTAACGAATGTCCTGATTTATTTAAGCACCATAGTGATGTTTTTGAAGCAATGTATTTAAAATACGAAGCTGAAAATAAAGGTCGCAAAACAGTAAAAGCTAGAGAGCTTTGGGAAAAAATTCTTGAATCTCAAATAGAAACGGGTACACCTTACATGCTGTATAAAGATGCAGCAAACCGTAAGAGCAATCAGAAAAATTTAGGGACTATTCGTTCTTCAAACTTATGTACCGAGATAATGGAGTATACTTCTCCAGATGAGGTTGCAGTATGTAACTTGGCATCTATTGCCTTGCCAATGTTTATTAAAAATGGAGAGTTTGATCATAAAGAATTGTTTAAAGTTACCAAACGTGTAACAAGAAACTTAAACAAGGTTATAGATAGAAATTATTATCCAGTTAAAGAAGCAGAAAATTCTAACGTACGTCATAGACCAATTGGTTTAGGGGTGCAAGGTTTAGCAGATGCTTTTATCATGTTGCGTTTGCCTTTTACCAGTGATGAGGCAAAAGCATTGAACCAAGAGATTTTTGAAACCTTATACTTTGCAGCAGTAACCGCTTCAATGGAAATGGCGAAAGAAGAAGAGCCATATTCTAGTTATGAAGGGTCTCCAATCTCTCAAGGAGAATTTCAATACAACCTTTGGGGTATAAAAGATGAAGAGCTTTCTGGTCGTTGGGACTGGGATAAACTTCGTAAAGAAGTGAAGAAAAACGGTGTGCGTAACTCTTTATTAGTAGCGCCAATGCCAACAGCTTCTACCTCTCAAATTTTAGGAAATAATGAATGTTTTGAGCCTTATACGTCTAACATTTATACGAGAAGAGTATTGTCTGGTGAGTTCATTGTGGTAAACAAGCATTTATTAGAAGATTTAGTAAATCTTGGTTTATGGAATGAAAACCTAAAACAAGAGTTAATGAGAGCAAATGGTTCTATTCAACATATAGATATCATTCCTCAAGATATTAAAGAATTGTATAAAACAGTTTGGGAATTAAGTATGAAAGACATTATTGATATGTCTAGACAAAGAGGATACTTTATTGATCAAAGCCAATCGCTTAACTTATTTATGGAAGGCGCAAACTTTTCTAAATTAACCTCTATGCATTTCTATGCTTGGAAAAGTGGTTTAAAAACTGGGATGTATTATTTAAGAACTAAATCTGCTGTAGACGCTATTAAGTTCACTTTAGATAATACTAAGAAGAAAGAAGTTCCAGTTAGTATTGCTGCAGAAGCAGAAACTGTAGCGGCGACACCAGTACTGAAGCCAGAGGTCAAGGTGGCTGCCACACCTGCGGTACAGCAGGAGGTAGATATACAGCCAATGACGCCTCAGGAGATGAAAGAGATGATCGCAAGGGCTAAAGAAGGTCAAGCAGATGATGATTGTTTAATGTGTGGTTCTTAA
- a CDS encoding ribonucleotide-diphosphate reductase subunit beta: MSAIEPILQENKDRFVIFPIQHNDLWEWYKKQEACIWTAEEIDLSEDANDWNNKLNDDERYFIKHILAFFAASDGIVNENLAENFVNEVQYSEAKFFYGFQIMMENIHSETYSLLIDTYVKDEKEKTVLFQAIENFPAIKKKADWALKWIDSPSFAERLIAFAAVEGIFFSGSFCSIFWLKKRGLMPGLTFSNELISRDEGMHCDFAVHLHNKHIVNKVPKERITEILVDALNIEREFITESLPASLIGMNSKLMTQYLEFVTDRLLVELECDKVYNSTNPFDFMDMIGMEGKTNFFEKRVSEYQKAGVLNNDKDSDSQKISFDADF, translated from the coding sequence ATGTCAGCAATAGAGCCAATCTTGCAAGAGAATAAAGATAGATTTGTAATTTTTCCAATCCAACATAACGATTTATGGGAATGGTATAAAAAGCAAGAAGCTTGTATCTGGACGGCGGAAGAAATTGATTTAAGTGAAGATGCTAACGACTGGAATAATAAGTTAAATGATGATGAGCGTTATTTCATAAAACACATATTAGCGTTTTTTGCAGCATCTGACGGTATTGTAAATGAGAATTTAGCAGAGAACTTTGTAAATGAAGTTCAATATTCTGAAGCTAAGTTCTTCTACGGTTTTCAAATAATGATGGAGAACATCCATTCGGAAACCTATTCGTTATTGATTGATACGTATGTTAAAGATGAAAAAGAAAAAACAGTTCTTTTTCAGGCAATAGAAAACTTCCCTGCAATTAAGAAAAAAGCAGATTGGGCCTTAAAGTGGATAGATTCTCCAAGTTTTGCAGAGCGTTTAATTGCGTTTGCAGCAGTAGAAGGTATTTTCTTTTCTGGATCTTTTTGTTCTATTTTCTGGTTGAAGAAAAGAGGCTTAATGCCAGGATTAACGTTCTCTAACGAGTTAATCTCTCGTGATGAAGGAATGCATTGTGATTTTGCGGTACACCTTCATAACAAGCATATCGTAAATAAAGTGCCTAAAGAGCGTATCACAGAAATTCTTGTAGATGCTTTAAATATTGAAAGAGAATTTATTACAGAATCATTACCAGCTAGCCTAATTGGAATGAATTCTAAATTAATGACCCAATATCTTGAATTTGTAACCGATAGATTATTGGTAGAATTAGAGTGCGATAAAGTTTACAATTCCACCAATCCATTTGATTTTATGGATATGATTGGTATGGAAGGTAAAACTAATTTCTTTGAAAAAAGAGTTTCGGAGTATCAAAAAGCCGGCGTTTTAAATAACGATAAAGATAGCGATTCTCAGAAAATTAGCTTCGACGCAGATTTCTAA
- a CDS encoding LytTR family DNA-binding domain-containing protein, which translates to MLEAVIVDDEIKALQSLTWELTNFSDEIEVVASFTNPIEALEYLEKKENTPDCLFLDIEMPTMDGFQFIQKLKNKEFPVVITTAYNQYAIKAMKHEAIDYLLKPIDSDDLSDTIGKIKKFNARTITTDKLEKILLNFNATSLQKKITINTDGKLVFLQSDQILYVESDGNYSTIYLTDGHKIVLTKKLKEVNEILPSECFYRIHNSYIINLNKIKEFIKTDGYIILESNHKIPVSRQKKSDFLDLI; encoded by the coding sequence ATGCTCGAAGCCGTTATTGTTGATGATGAAATTAAAGCCCTCCAAAGTCTAACTTGGGAGCTAACAAATTTTAGTGATGAGATTGAAGTTGTTGCGTCTTTTACAAACCCAATAGAAGCCCTAGAATACCTTGAAAAAAAAGAAAACACCCCAGATTGCCTTTTCTTAGATATTGAAATGCCTACTATGGATGGTTTTCAATTTATTCAAAAATTAAAAAACAAGGAGTTCCCCGTAGTTATCACTACAGCTTACAACCAATACGCTATTAAAGCCATGAAACACGAGGCTATAGATTATCTTTTAAAACCTATAGACTCTGACGATTTGAGCGACACTATTGGAAAAATTAAAAAATTTAATGCAAGAACTATAACTACAGATAAGTTAGAGAAAATCTTATTGAACTTTAATGCCACATCACTTCAAAAGAAAATTACCATAAATACTGATGGTAAGTTGGTTTTTTTACAGAGCGATCAAATTTTATATGTGGAGTCTGACGGTAACTACAGTACCATTTACCTCACTGATGGTCATAAGATTGTCCTCACTAAAAAACTAAAAGAAGTTAATGAAATTCTACCTAGCGAATGTTTTTACAGAATTCACAATTCCTATATCATCAACCTAAATAAAATAAAAGAGTTTATTAAAACTGACGGGTATATTATATTAGAATCTAACCACAAAATACCAGTCTCAAGACAGAAGAAATCCGACTTCTTAGATTTAATATAA